A genomic segment from Streptomyces sp. NBC_00237 encodes:
- a CDS encoding NAD(P)/FAD-dependent oxidoreductase, giving the protein MSTTDRIVVAGASLGGLRTAEQLRRAGFVGEIVVVGDEPHMPYNRPPLSKEVLAGKAGFASLAFRPKAAVADVVWRLGAGPGSGVVAADLAGRTVRLGDGESLAYDGLVVATGLRPRRLDVPGPAGGRYTVRTLDDARALQGALRPGARVVVVGAGFIGCEVAATARGLGAEVTVVEPEPLPLVRALGELLARALLARHRAEGVRFALGRTVSRFVGTEERVGGVVLDDGTRVAADVVVEAVGSLPNVEWLAGNGLDLRDGVLCDARLRVVGAPEGVVAVGDVAQFPHPRYDGVARRVEHWSVPGDSAKHAAKVLVGEGREAFAPLPSFWSDQYAYRIQSFGAPGLGVADVRVLDGDPVGDPDGDVLVGYHDRGGRLVGVAALGGAGVVARAATYRAELTSDTSATQGALT; this is encoded by the coding sequence CGCAGGGCCGGATTCGTCGGGGAGATCGTCGTCGTCGGCGACGAACCCCACATGCCCTACAACCGTCCGCCCCTCTCCAAAGAAGTCCTCGCCGGGAAGGCCGGCTTCGCCTCGCTTGCCTTCCGGCCGAAGGCCGCCGTGGCCGACGTGGTCTGGCGGCTGGGCGCGGGCCCGGGCTCGGGCGTCGTCGCGGCGGACCTCGCCGGGCGGACCGTACGGCTCGGCGACGGGGAGTCGCTGGCGTACGACGGGCTGGTCGTGGCCACCGGACTGCGGCCCCGGCGGCTCGATGTGCCAGGTCCGGCCGGAGGCCGGTACACCGTGCGCACCCTTGACGACGCCAGGGCGTTGCAGGGCGCGCTCCGGCCGGGCGCGCGGGTGGTCGTCGTCGGCGCGGGCTTCATCGGCTGCGAGGTCGCCGCGACCGCGCGGGGCCTGGGCGCCGAGGTGACCGTCGTTGAGCCGGAGCCGCTGCCGCTGGTGCGTGCGCTGGGTGAACTGCTCGCGCGGGCGCTGCTGGCCAGGCACCGGGCCGAGGGGGTTCGCTTCGCTCTCGGGCGTACGGTCAGTCGATTTGTCGGTACGGAGGAGCGGGTCGGCGGGGTCGTGCTGGACGACGGGACGCGGGTCGCCGCCGATGTCGTGGTCGAGGCGGTCGGATCGCTGCCGAACGTGGAGTGGCTGGCGGGGAACGGGCTCGATCTGCGGGACGGCGTGCTGTGCGACGCGCGGTTGCGGGTGGTCGGGGCGCCGGAGGGCGTGGTGGCCGTCGGGGACGTCGCCCAGTTTCCCCATCCTCGGTACGACGGTGTGGCGCGGCGCGTCGAGCACTGGTCGGTGCCCGGGGACAGCGCCAAGCACGCCGCGAAGGTGCTGGTCGGGGAGGGGCGGGAGGCGTTCGCGCCGTTGCCTTCCTTCTGGTCCGACCAGTACGCGTACCGGATCCAGTCGTTCGGGGCGCCCGGGCTGGGGGTGGCCGATGTGCGGGTGCTGGACGGGGATCCGGTCGGAGACCCGGACGGGGACGTGCTGGTCGGGTACCACGACCGGGGCGGGCGGCTCGTGGGAGTCGCGGCGCTGGGTGGGGCCGGAGTGGTGGCGCGGGCCGCGACCTACCGGGCCGAGTTGACTTCTGACACTTCCGCAACTCAAGGAGCACTGACGTGA
- a CDS encoding acetoacetate decarboxylase family protein: MSSVRGYFHPKTASGSSSLIPAPPWHYSGDLLTFEYRTDPERVRELLPDPLELAAEDPGAVALIWADWQSCSASREELLDPVRAQYKEAFVVVRCSYQGRTYSRCVYIWVDKDFAIARGLHQGYPKKLGSIHQTRPHPYGPAPRVAAGARFGATLAAADRRLAEATFTLREESATHGFVNGHPMIHNRWLPSVEKGKGLALDELVETGAASFEAGAAWAADAEVSLFESPTEELARLEIREPIGAYFRQVGVVWDGGRLLETGMTGT; the protein is encoded by the coding sequence GTGAGCAGCGTTCGCGGTTACTTCCACCCCAAGACGGCGAGCGGTTCCTCGTCGCTGATCCCGGCGCCGCCGTGGCACTACTCGGGGGACCTGTTGACCTTCGAGTACCGGACCGATCCGGAGCGGGTGCGTGAACTGCTTCCCGATCCGCTGGAGTTGGCGGCGGAGGACCCCGGTGCGGTCGCGCTGATCTGGGCGGACTGGCAGTCCTGTTCGGCCTCGCGGGAGGAGCTGCTCGACCCGGTGCGGGCGCAGTACAAGGAGGCGTTCGTGGTGGTGCGGTGCTCGTACCAGGGACGAACGTACTCGCGGTGCGTCTACATCTGGGTCGACAAGGACTTCGCGATCGCGCGGGGGCTGCATCAGGGGTATCCGAAGAAGCTCGGATCGATTCACCAGACGCGGCCGCATCCGTACGGTCCCGCGCCTCGGGTGGCGGCCGGGGCGCGCTTCGGGGCGACGCTGGCGGCGGCGGACCGGAGGCTGGCGGAGGCGACGTTCACCCTGCGGGAGGAGAGTGCGACCCATGGGTTCGTGAACGGGCATCCGATGATCCACAACCGGTGGCTTCCCTCGGTGGAGAAGGGGAAGGGGCTGGCGCTCGACGAACTCGTGGAGACGGGTGCGGCTTCGTTCGAAGCGGGGGCGGCTTGGGCTGCCGACGCGGAGGTTTCGCTCTTCGAGTCGCCGACGGAGGAGCTGGCGCGGCTGGAGATCAGGGAGCCGATCGGGGCGTACTTCCGGCAGGTGGGGGTGGTGTGGGACGGGGGGCGGTTGTTGGAGACGGGCATGACCGGAACCTAG